One stretch of Armigeres subalbatus isolate Guangzhou_Male chromosome 2, GZ_Asu_2, whole genome shotgun sequence DNA includes these proteins:
- the LOC134212472 gene encoding hypertrehalosaemic prohormone: MDLVKLFSVLLICASLIFVCDAQLTFTPSWGKRSSNALTMNMPGSFGVQDSCKTPVDSLMVIYRMIQTEAQKILECNQK; this comes from the exons ATGGATCTGGTGAAACTGTTCAGCGTGCTGCTAATCTGCGCCTCTTTGATCTTCGTTTGTGATGCACAG CTCACTTTCACTCCATCTTGGGGAAAACGCTCCTCAAACGCCCTGACCATGAACATGCCCGGTTCGTTCGGTGTGCAGGACAGCTGTAAAACGCCAGTGGACTCACTAATGGTGATTTACCGGATGATTCAG ACCGAAGCGCAGAAGATTCTGGAATGCAATCAAAAGTAG